A single genomic interval of Selenobaculum gibii harbors:
- the trpA gene encoding tryptophan synthase subunit alpha — translation MMSRLSSTFARLKQEGKKALVIYLMAGVPDFEKTFELVLATEKAGADVVELGIPFSDPIADGHVIQEAGVKALQNGATMQQVLELVKKLREHTQIPLIGMGYINTMMNVGIEKFITDFQTAGLDGLIIPDLPHEESKEIAEFCRLHHFHLAEFVTPNTTSERITETCKSADGFIYCVSVNGVTGVRKIDYTPIHEVIRMVRKQTDIPLAVGFGIGDGASAVEATKFADGAIVGSAVVKRILESDFAGAIGLIKSIRQALDERKE, via the coding sequence ATGATGTCTAGATTAAGCAGTACTTTTGCAAGGTTAAAACAAGAAGGGAAAAAAGCGTTAGTCATTTATCTTATGGCAGGTGTTCCTGATTTTGAAAAAACGTTTGAACTTGTCTTGGCTACCGAAAAAGCTGGGGCTGATGTTGTTGAATTAGGCATTCCGTTTTCCGACCCGATTGCCGATGGACACGTTATTCAAGAGGCCGGAGTAAAAGCTTTGCAAAATGGAGCTACGATGCAACAGGTATTAGAACTAGTAAAAAAATTGCGCGAGCATACACAGATTCCCTTAATCGGAATGGGATATATCAATACGATGATGAATGTAGGCATTGAAAAATTTATTACTGATTTTCAAACTGCTGGCTTAGATGGATTAATTATTCCGGATTTACCACATGAAGAATCAAAAGAAATTGCTGAGTTTTGCCGTTTGCATCATTTTCATTTAGCTGAATTTGTAACGCCAAATACAACGTCAGAAAGAATTACTGAAACCTGTAAAAGTGCAGATGGCTTTATTTATTGTGTATCGGTCAATGGTGTTACCGGTGTACGGAAAATTGATTATACGCCGATTCATGAAGTGATTCGGATGGTACGTAAGCAAACGGATATTCCGCTTGCCGTTGGTTTTGGGATTGGCGATGGCGCGTCGGCTGTTGAAGCAACTAAATTTGCGGATGGTGCGATTGTTGGAAGCGCAGTTGTAAAGAGAATTTTAGAGAGTGATTTTGCAGGTGCAATTGGCTTAATTAAATCCATTCGTCAAGCATTAGACGAAAGGAAGGAATAA
- the trpB gene encoding tryptophan synthase subunit beta codes for MPNSKGRFGIYGGQYVPEIVMPVLMELQQAYEKYRNDAEFQEEIRTYLREYAGRPTKLYYAERLTNHYGKAKIYLKREDLLHTGAHKINNALCQAVLAKRMGKKRIVAETGAGQHGVASATVAALFGLECHVFMGKEDIERQSLNVFRMKLLGAKVIPVTSGTGTLKDATSEAIRYWAANITDTHYIIGSVVGPHPYPMIVRDFQSCIGKEVKEQMKSLAGGKVTHILACVGGGSNAMGMFYPFKDDRDIIKIGVEAAGRGKANGDHAESLSQGRPGVLHGAYSYLLQDDDGQVIEAYSISAGLDYPGVGPEHSYFKDTNRVQYTSVNDQQALAAFQLLSRTEGIIPAMESSHALAYLETLMPTTTEDQAVVVCLSGRGDKDVQMVAKALGEELE; via the coding sequence ATGCCAAATAGCAAAGGGCGTTTTGGAATTTATGGGGGGCAATATGTACCGGAAATCGTCATGCCAGTATTAATGGAATTACAGCAAGCTTATGAAAAATATAGAAATGATGCTGAATTTCAAGAGGAAATCAGGACGTATTTAAGAGAATATGCTGGACGTCCGACAAAACTTTATTATGCGGAGCGGTTAACAAATCATTATGGAAAAGCAAAAATTTATTTAAAACGTGAAGATTTACTCCATACAGGTGCACATAAAATTAACAATGCCTTATGTCAAGCCGTCTTGGCAAAAAGGATGGGGAAAAAACGTATTGTTGCTGAGACTGGAGCGGGGCAGCATGGTGTCGCAAGTGCTACAGTTGCTGCGTTGTTTGGCTTAGAATGTCATGTTTTTATGGGAAAAGAAGATATAGAAAGGCAATCATTAAATGTTTTTCGAATGAAATTGCTTGGCGCAAAAGTAATTCCGGTAACAAGTGGAACAGGGACGCTAAAAGATGCTACCAGTGAAGCGATTCGTTACTGGGCTGCGAATATTACAGATACGCATTATATTATCGGCTCGGTAGTTGGCCCGCATCCCTATCCGATGATTGTGAGAGATTTTCAATCTTGCATCGGCAAGGAAGTAAAAGAGCAGATGAAATCATTAGCAGGTGGAAAAGTTACGCATATTTTAGCTTGTGTTGGTGGCGGTAGTAATGCAATGGGAATGTTTTATCCATTTAAAGATGATAGAGATATTATCAAAATTGGTGTGGAGGCAGCAGGTAGAGGAAAAGCAAATGGTGATCATGCAGAATCTTTAAGCCAAGGACGCCCTGGTGTTTTACATGGTGCATATAGTTATCTTTTACAAGATGATGATGGGCAAGTGATTGAAGCGTATTCTATTTCAGCGGGGCTTGATTATCCTGGTGTTGGTCCCGAACATTCTTATTTTAAAGATACGAATCGCGTGCAGTATACTTCGGTAAATGATCAACAAGCATTAGCCGCTTTTCAGTTATTGTCAAGGACAGAAGGGATTATTCCGGCGATGGAAAGCTCACATGCTCTGGCGTATTTAGAAACACTGATGCCAACGACGACGGAGGATCAGGCGGTTGTTGTGTGTTTATCAGGACGAGGCGATAAAGATGTTCAAATGGTAGCGAAAGCATTAGGGGAGGAATTAGAATGA